From one Comamonas piscis genomic stretch:
- the hemB gene encoding porphobilinogen synthase, which yields MHLSSPTPFPHNRPRRLRRDAFTRNLVRENVLTPHDFIYPVFVHEGQGKREPVLSMPGVDRLSLDLLLPVAEQCVALGIPVMALFPQIDSALKTPDGKEALNPDGLIPRVVRALKKEFPQLGVMTDVALDPYTSHGQDGLLDETGYILNDETVEILVGQALNHAEAGVDIVAPSDMMDGRIGAIREAFEAHGHIYTRIMAYSAKYASAFYGPFRDAVGTRGALGKADKNVYQMDPANTDEALREVAQDLAEGADMVMVKPGMPYLDVVRRVKDEFKVPTFAYQVSGEYAMLKAAAQNGWLDHDQVMMESLLAFKRAGADGILTYFSLDAARWLKEKKA from the coding sequence ATGCATCTGTCCAGCCCCACCCCCTTTCCCCACAACCGCCCGCGCCGTCTGCGCCGCGATGCCTTCACCCGCAACCTGGTCCGCGAGAACGTGCTCACGCCGCACGACTTCATCTACCCGGTGTTTGTGCATGAGGGTCAAGGCAAGCGCGAGCCCGTGCTGTCCATGCCCGGCGTCGACCGCCTGAGCCTGGACCTGTTGCTGCCGGTGGCCGAGCAGTGCGTGGCGCTGGGCATCCCGGTGATGGCGCTCTTCCCGCAGATCGACTCGGCGCTGAAGACACCGGACGGCAAAGAGGCGCTCAACCCTGACGGCCTGATCCCACGTGTAGTACGCGCCCTGAAAAAAGAATTCCCCCAGCTGGGCGTGATGACCGATGTGGCGCTCGACCCCTACACCAGCCACGGCCAGGACGGCCTGCTCGACGAAACCGGCTACATCCTCAATGACGAGACCGTCGAGATCCTCGTGGGCCAGGCGCTCAACCATGCCGAAGCCGGTGTCGATATCGTCGCCCCCAGCGACATGATGGACGGCCGCATTGGCGCCATCCGCGAGGCCTTTGAAGCCCATGGCCACATCTACACCCGCATCATGGCCTACAGCGCCAAGTACGCCAGCGCCTTCTACGGCCCCTTCCGCGATGCGGTGGGCACGCGCGGCGCGCTGGGCAAGGCCGACAAGAACGTCTACCAAATGGACCCGGCCAACACCGACGAGGCGCTGCGCGAAGTGGCGCAAGACCTGGCCGAAGGCGCCGACATGGTGATGGTCAAGCCCGGCATGCCTTACCTGGATGTGGTGCGCCGCGTCAAGGACGAGTTCAAGGTACCCACCTTTGCCTACCAGGTGAGCGGTGAATACGCGATGCTCAAGGCTGCCGCGCAAAACGGCTGGCTGGACCATGACCAGGTGATGATGGAATCGCTGCTGGCCTTCAAGCGCGCCGGCGCCGATGGCATCCTCACCTATTTCTCGCTGGATGCGGCGCGCTGGCTCAAAGAGAAAAAGGCCTGA
- a CDS encoding alpha/beta hydrolase has translation MNAQTERFTITGPAGILEVARDLAASPDGQQRGTAIIAHPHPLFAGTMDNKVVQTLARAFVASGWTALRFNFRGVGESAGSYDEGRGERDDFLAVVDQLAPEGNLALAGFSFGSFVMSHALAELWPKRQIDKAVFVGTAASRFTVATLPPEAHERTLVVHGEADDTVPLAAVMDWARPQILPVTVVPGGGHFFHGQLPLLKGLVTRHLLSPAA, from the coding sequence ATGAATGCGCAAACCGAACGTTTCACCATCACCGGGCCTGCCGGCATTCTGGAAGTGGCCCGTGACCTGGCCGCCAGCCCCGATGGGCAGCAGCGCGGCACGGCCATCATTGCCCACCCGCACCCGCTGTTTGCCGGCACCATGGACAACAAGGTGGTGCAGACCTTGGCGCGGGCCTTTGTGGCCAGCGGCTGGACGGCGCTGCGCTTCAACTTTCGCGGTGTCGGCGAGTCAGCCGGCAGCTATGACGAAGGCCGGGGCGAGCGCGATGACTTTCTGGCGGTGGTGGATCAGCTGGCGCCCGAGGGGAATCTGGCACTGGCGGGCTTCTCGTTCGGTTCCTTTGTGATGAGCCATGCCCTGGCGGAACTTTGGCCAAAGCGCCAGATCGACAAGGCGGTGTTCGTGGGCACGGCAGCTTCGCGCTTTACGGTGGCGACCCTGCCGCCCGAAGCCCATGAGCGCACCTTGGTGGTGCATGGCGAGGCGGATGACACCGTGCCGCTGGCAGCGGTGATGGACTGGGCGAGGCCGCAGATACTCCCGGTTACGGTTGTGCCGGGAGGCGGGCATTTTTTCCACGGACAATTACCGCTTCTCAAAGGCTTGGTCACGCGCCACCTGCTTTCACCCGCCGCTTGA
- a CDS encoding (2Fe-2S) ferredoxin domain-containing protein: MSEQTPGSNGQYYEHHVFFCLNDRVNGENSCAHHGAKEMFDHCKARVKAEGLSGPGKVRVNKAGCLDRCAGGPIMAVYPEGVWYTFIDNDDIDEIVESHLKNGQVVERLLTPPDVGR; the protein is encoded by the coding sequence ATGAGCGAGCAAACACCTGGCAGCAACGGCCAGTACTACGAACACCATGTGTTCTTCTGCCTCAATGACCGCGTCAATGGCGAAAACAGCTGTGCCCACCATGGCGCCAAAGAGATGTTTGACCATTGCAAGGCCCGCGTCAAAGCCGAGGGCTTGAGCGGACCGGGTAAGGTGCGGGTCAACAAGGCGGGCTGCCTGGACCGCTGCGCCGGCGGCCCCATCATGGCGGTCTACCCCGAAGGGGTTTGGTATACCTTTATCGACAATGACGATATCGATGAGATCGTCGAGTCGCACCTGAAAAATGGCCAGGTGGTCGAGCGCTTGCTGACCCCGCCCGATGTGGGCCGCTGA
- a CDS encoding magnesium transporter CorA family protein, whose protein sequence is MSVTTPSSIRIFHIVGNEASELAAVPFELPAKGFLWLACTRSYFSEQLGSLQLALQKLSGAPLVDLHVSDLLNAQLPSHYDYTSQYDLLVIRRLASTPSQAGTAALAATRRTAAAKPLPDAPRISTTPVGFAAWERVLLSVHPEDCTVRDAYARRLLQFAKAGTPPPPGTDAPDLDQISDATQERLAREDKAFRNPGNSASPGGMQPIRLPASPADLMMRTVNIIVDNYLDLRRELSRHLDQWQSALLSPRKRIANWQALLEARLTLHQLDEICEDQRAAVQDWVDALETWPQPEAPSAQRELEALKVRSRDVLEHIERVVHHVRRLEQSTETAVQMHFSVQSNRANDIMRTLTTITAIFLPLNLIAAIFGMNFEFIPLIHKEDGFWWAMGVMAVITVALIGFFSYKRYLTRMGR, encoded by the coding sequence ATTTCGGTGACTACTCCCAGCAGCATCCGCATCTTTCACATCGTCGGCAACGAGGCCAGCGAGCTGGCCGCCGTGCCCTTCGAGCTGCCCGCCAAAGGCTTTTTGTGGCTGGCCTGCACGCGCAGCTATTTCAGCGAGCAGCTGGGCAGCCTGCAGCTGGCACTGCAAAAACTCAGTGGCGCGCCGCTGGTTGATCTGCATGTCTCCGACCTGCTCAATGCCCAGCTCCCCTCGCACTATGACTACACCTCGCAGTACGACCTGCTGGTGATCCGCCGCCTGGCCAGCACGCCATCGCAGGCCGGCACCGCCGCACTGGCCGCTACCCGGCGCACCGCCGCCGCCAAGCCCCTGCCGGACGCACCCCGCATCAGCACCACGCCGGTGGGCTTTGCCGCCTGGGAGCGGGTGCTGCTGTCAGTTCACCCCGAAGATTGCACCGTGCGCGACGCCTATGCCCGGCGTCTGCTGCAGTTTGCCAAGGCAGGTACCCCGCCGCCCCCGGGCACGGATGCGCCGGACCTGGACCAGATATCGGACGCCACGCAAGAACGGTTGGCCCGCGAGGACAAGGCCTTCCGCAACCCCGGCAACAGCGCCAGCCCAGGCGGCATGCAGCCCATCCGGCTGCCGGCATCGCCTGCTGACTTGATGATGCGCACCGTCAACATCATCGTGGACAACTACCTGGACCTGCGCCGCGAGCTGTCGCGCCATCTGGACCAGTGGCAGAGCGCGCTGCTGTCGCCGCGCAAGCGCATTGCCAACTGGCAGGCGCTGCTGGAGGCGCGGCTGACCTTGCACCAGCTCGACGAAATCTGCGAAGACCAGCGCGCCGCCGTGCAGGACTGGGTGGATGCGCTGGAGACCTGGCCCCAACCTGAGGCGCCCAGTGCCCAGCGCGAGCTGGAAGCCCTCAAGGTACGCAGCCGCGATGTGCTCGAACATATCGAGCGGGTGGTACACCATGTGCGCCGGCTGGAGCAAAGCACCGAGACCGCCGTGCAGATGCATTTCTCGGTGCAGAGCAACCGCGCCAACGACATCATGCGCACGCTCACCACCATCACCGCCATCTTCCTGCCGCTCAACCTGATTGCCGCGATCTTCGGCATGAACTTCGAGTTCATCCCCCTGATCCACAAGGAAGACGGCTTTTGGTGGGCCATGGGCGTGATGGCCGTTATCACCGTGGCGCTGATCGGCTTTTTCTCGTACAAGCGCTATCTCACCCGCATGGGCAGATAG
- a CDS encoding D-alanyl-D-alanine carboxypeptidase family protein, which produces MKSSLMPTLRTWAAAALLVPTLAFAQLAAPQPPEIAARNYLLFDVTTGQVLAAKDVDAPVEQASLTKLMTGYVVFDALRNKKITLEQTMPVSERAWKMPGSRMFIDPKMQVKVDDLLHGMIVQSGNDATMALAEAVGGTAENFVRLMNEQAKALGMANTAYKNPEGLTEPGHTTTAKDLSILANRLIKDFPEYMHYYSTKQWFYPGTPKSNGTNRNTLLFRDPTVDGLKTGHTNAAGYCLVSTAKRQVPNAGERRLISILLGAASDRDRANESQKLLNWGYTAFDTVKLFDGGQAVATPKAWKGAQDVVKIGSVAPIVVNVPAGTGGKLETQVVSQEPLIAPFTKGQKLGTLKVMAGGQQVAEVPLVALDDVAEAGIFGRAWDAIRLWIK; this is translated from the coding sequence ATGAAATCGAGCTTGATGCCCACCCTGCGTACCTGGGCTGCAGCAGCGCTGCTGGTGCCCACCCTGGCCTTTGCACAATTGGCCGCGCCCCAGCCCCCGGAAATTGCGGCACGCAATTACTTGCTGTTTGACGTGACCACGGGCCAGGTCCTGGCGGCCAAGGATGTGGATGCGCCGGTGGAGCAGGCGTCGCTGACCAAGCTGATGACCGGCTATGTGGTGTTCGATGCGCTGCGCAACAAGAAGATCACCTTGGAGCAAACCATGCCGGTGAGCGAGCGCGCCTGGAAGATGCCCGGCTCGCGCATGTTCATCGACCCCAAGATGCAGGTGAAGGTGGACGATTTGCTGCACGGCATGATCGTGCAGTCGGGCAACGACGCGACGATGGCGCTGGCCGAAGCGGTGGGCGGCACGGCCGAGAACTTTGTGCGCCTGATGAACGAGCAGGCCAAGGCGCTGGGCATGGCCAACACGGCCTACAAGAATCCCGAGGGCCTGACCGAGCCGGGCCACACGACGACGGCCAAGGATCTGAGCATTCTGGCCAACCGCCTGATCAAGGACTTCCCCGAGTACATGCACTACTACTCGACCAAGCAGTGGTTCTACCCCGGCACGCCCAAGTCGAACGGCACCAATCGTAATACTTTGTTGTTCCGTGACCCGACGGTCGACGGCCTGAAGACCGGCCACACCAATGCGGCTGGCTACTGCCTGGTCTCCACCGCCAAGCGCCAGGTGCCCAATGCCGGCGAGCGCCGCCTGATCTCCATCCTGCTGGGCGCTGCCAGCGACCGCGACCGCGCCAACGAAAGCCAGAAGCTGCTGAACTGGGGCTACACCGCCTTCGATACCGTCAAGCTGTTTGACGGCGGCCAGGCGGTTGCCACGCCCAAGGCCTGGAAGGGCGCGCAGGACGTGGTCAAGATTGGCAGCGTCGCGCCGATCGTTGTGAATGTGCCCGCAGGCACCGGTGGCAAGCTGGAAACCCAGGTGGTCAGCCAAGAGCCGCTGATTGCGCCTTTCACCAAGGGCCAGAAGCTGGGCACCTTGAAGGTGATGGCCGGCGGCCAGCAAGTGGCTGAAGTGCCACTGGTGGCGCTGGACGATGTGGCAGAAGCGGGCATTTTTGGCCGCGCCTGGGATGCGATCCGCCTCTGGATCAAGTAA
- a CDS encoding bifunctional 2',3'-cyclic-nucleotide 2'-phosphodiesterase/3'-nucleotidase: protein MRSPFFRATDLRMAPLPLTLLAAAALLTACGGGSSSSSKAATATLAVLETTDLHYNVRSYDYFKLADDPSYGFERTATLIRQARSDFANTLLVDNGDTIQGTALADYEAQVAPIACEQQLSMYKAMAVFKFDAGTLGNHEFNYGLPFLNQVLGGGLQVDGVDASKKCAGPGYPMALANVLSSKTNAPLVAPYVLLEREVSGTDSDGKAVKLPIKIGVIGFTTPGIMGWDKRHLEGKVQVTGAVEAAQKYVPELRSKGADVVVALLHGGLDASEYRADMENPGLYLSKVAGIDAMVMGHQHSMFPDTAAQPAFSMAGVDNKAGTINGVPAVMASSWGKALGVVALSLKWDGKAWSVDKSQSKSELRSTTTGKDAAGKTTYVAVDSSIAPVVESQHQAAISYVKTPVGQTDFRMGTQFADVGDAGAIQLVNQAQQDYVQRYVQANLPQYAQLPVLSVSAPFKSGFQGGGDYTDVAAGPLAIYNAADLYLYPNTVYAVKVNGAQIKSWLEAAAQRFNRIDPAATADQWLISSFPGYNFDMFTTADMQYQIDVTQAVGSRVVGLQYKGAPIDPAQDFVIATNNYRATSGKSFLPELDGRATIYASPDANRDVVISYIKEHPQITRAANGAAQSWRFAKTPTAGKVLFTSAANALPVAQAAGLANISLEKADDGTGTQRAVYRVDLGL from the coding sequence ATGCGCAGCCCCTTTTTCCGTGCCACCGACCTGCGGATGGCGCCGCTTCCTTTGACCCTGCTGGCCGCTGCGGCCCTGCTGACGGCCTGCGGTGGCGGCAGCTCCAGCAGCAGCAAAGCAGCCACTGCCACCTTGGCGGTGCTGGAGACCACGGACCTGCACTACAACGTCCGCAGCTACGACTATTTCAAGCTGGCCGATGACCCATCGTATGGCTTTGAACGTACGGCCACCCTGATCCGCCAGGCGCGCAGCGACTTTGCCAACACCTTGCTGGTGGACAACGGCGACACCATCCAGGGCACGGCACTTGCCGATTACGAGGCGCAGGTAGCGCCGATTGCCTGCGAGCAGCAGCTGTCGATGTACAAGGCCATGGCCGTGTTCAAGTTTGACGCCGGCACCTTGGGCAACCATGAGTTCAACTACGGTCTGCCCTTTCTCAACCAGGTGCTGGGCGGCGGCCTGCAGGTGGATGGGGTGGATGCCAGCAAGAAGTGCGCAGGCCCTGGCTACCCGATGGCGCTGGCCAATGTGCTCAGCAGCAAGACCAATGCGCCGCTGGTGGCCCCCTATGTCCTGCTGGAGCGCGAAGTCAGCGGCACCGACAGCGATGGCAAGGCCGTCAAGCTGCCGATCAAGATCGGTGTGATTGGCTTCACCACGCCCGGCATCATGGGCTGGGACAAGCGCCACCTGGAAGGCAAGGTGCAGGTGACCGGCGCCGTCGAGGCCGCACAAAAGTATGTACCCGAGCTGCGCAGCAAGGGCGCCGATGTCGTCGTGGCGCTGCTGCACGGCGGGCTGGATGCCTCGGAATACCGCGCCGACATGGAGAACCCGGGCCTCTACCTGAGTAAGGTGGCCGGTATTGATGCGATGGTGATGGGCCACCAGCACAGCATGTTCCCCGACACAGCGGCGCAACCGGCCTTCAGCATGGCGGGGGTAGACAACAAGGCTGGCACCATCAACGGTGTGCCGGCGGTGATGGCCAGCAGCTGGGGCAAGGCGCTGGGTGTGGTGGCGCTGTCCTTGAAGTGGGATGGCAAGGCCTGGAGCGTTGACAAGAGCCAGAGCAAGTCGGAGCTGCGCAGCACCACGACCGGCAAGGATGCCGCTGGCAAGACCACCTATGTGGCGGTGGACAGCAGCATTGCACCGGTGGTGGAGAGCCAGCACCAGGCGGCGATCAGCTATGTGAAAACGCCGGTGGGCCAGACCGACTTCCGCATGGGCACGCAGTTTGCCGATGTGGGCGATGCCGGCGCCATCCAGCTGGTGAACCAGGCGCAGCAGGACTATGTGCAGCGCTATGTGCAGGCCAATCTGCCGCAGTATGCGCAGCTGCCGGTGCTGTCGGTGAGCGCGCCTTTCAAGTCGGGCTTCCAGGGCGGTGGCGATTACACCGATGTGGCTGCCGGCCCACTGGCGATCTACAACGCGGCTGACCTGTACCTGTACCCCAATACCGTCTATGCGGTGAAGGTGAACGGGGCGCAGATCAAGAGCTGGCTGGAGGCCGCTGCCCAGCGCTTTAACCGCATCGATCCGGCCGCAACGGCCGACCAGTGGCTGATCAGCAGCTTCCCCGGCTACAACTTCGACATGTTCACTACCGCCGACATGCAGTACCAGATCGATGTGACCCAGGCCGTCGGCAGCCGCGTCGTGGGCCTGCAGTACAAGGGCGCGCCGATTGACCCGGCGCAGGACTTTGTGATCGCCACCAACAACTACCGTGCCACCAGTGGCAAGAGCTTCCTGCCGGAGCTCGATGGCCGCGCCACCATCTATGCCTCGCCCGATGCGAACCGCGATGTGGTGATCTCGTACATCAAGGAGCATCCGCAAATCACCCGTGCGGCCAATGGTGCGGCCCAAAGCTGGCGCTTTGCCAAGACGCCGACCGCTGGCAAGGTGCTGTTCACCTCGGCCGCCAACGCGCTGCCGGTGGCGCAGGCTGCGGGCCTGGCCAACATCTCGCTGGAAAAGGCGGATGACGGCACGGGGACCCAGCGCGCGGTCTACCGCGTGGACCTGGGCCTGTAA
- a CDS encoding CopD family protein codes for MLWIKAFHIVFVASWFAGLFYLPRIFVNLAMVPADSQAERERLLLMARKLLRFMTMIAVLALGLGLWLWLGWWRGAGGWLHAKLFFVLLVIGYHHACAVLLRKIANGTDRHSHVWYRWFNEVPVLAMVVIVVLAVVKPF; via the coding sequence ATGCTGTGGATCAAAGCCTTTCATATCGTATTTGTGGCCAGCTGGTTTGCGGGCCTGTTTTACCTGCCACGGATCTTCGTCAATCTGGCCATGGTGCCGGCCGACTCGCAGGCCGAGCGCGAGCGCCTGCTGCTGATGGCGCGCAAGCTCTTGCGCTTTATGACGATGATCGCGGTGCTGGCGCTGGGCCTGGGCCTGTGGCTGTGGTTGGGCTGGTGGCGGGGGGCAGGGGGCTGGCTGCATGCCAAGCTGTTCTTTGTGTTGCTGGTCATTGGCTACCACCATGCCTGCGCGGTGCTGCTGCGCAAGATCGCCAACGGCACGGACCGGCATTCCCATGTCTGGTACCGCTGGTTCAATGAGGTACCGGTGCTGGCCATGGTGGTCATCGTGGTGCTCGCGGTGGTCAAGCCCTTTTAA
- a CDS encoding dienelactone hydrolase family protein — protein sequence MGNFVDLKSADGQVFPAYIAEPEGQARGAIVVVQEIFGVNSHIRSVADRIAQSGYVAIAPATFARVKPGVELGYSDADMQAGSALKAAAEAPDVAPGVLQDLQAAIDEGARRSGGKVGITGFCWGGLLAWRAACELKGLSAAVPYYGGGMTTGDEIARQPHCPVMAHFGDKDHWISLASVDAFRTAHPEAEVYVYAADHGFNCDQRGSYDAAASAAARARSLAFFAKHVG from the coding sequence ATGGGTAATTTTGTAGATCTGAAGTCGGCCGATGGCCAGGTGTTCCCGGCCTATATCGCCGAGCCCGAGGGCCAGGCGCGCGGCGCCATCGTGGTGGTGCAGGAGATCTTTGGTGTCAACTCGCACATCCGCTCGGTGGCAGACCGCATTGCCCAAAGCGGCTATGTGGCGATTGCGCCGGCCACCTTCGCCCGCGTCAAACCCGGTGTGGAGCTGGGCTACAGCGATGCCGACATGCAAGCCGGCTCGGCTTTGAAGGCGGCGGCTGAAGCGCCCGATGTGGCCCCTGGCGTGCTGCAGGATCTGCAGGCCGCCATTGACGAAGGCGCGCGCCGCAGCGGTGGCAAGGTGGGCATCACCGGCTTTTGCTGGGGTGGCCTGCTGGCCTGGCGGGCTGCTTGCGAGCTCAAGGGCCTGTCGGCCGCAGTGCCTTACTACGGCGGCGGCATGACCACCGGCGACGAGATCGCGCGCCAGCCCCATTGCCCGGTGATGGCCCACTTTGGCGACAAGGACCACTGGATCTCGCTGGCATCGGTGGATGCCTTCCGCACGGCCCACCCGGAGGCCGAGGTCTATGTCTATGCGGCTGACCACGGCTTTAATTGTGACCAACGTGGCTCCTACGATGCAGCTGCTTCTGCCGCAGCGCGGGCCCGCAGCCTGGCTTTCTTTGCCAAGCATGTAGGCTGA
- the rpsL gene encoding 30S ribosomal protein S12 yields the protein MPTINQLVRQGRTVEVVKSKSPAMENCPQRRGVCTRVYTTTPKKPNSALRKVAKVRLTNGFEVISYIGGEGHNLQEHSVVLVRGGRVKDLPGVRYHIVRGSLDLQGVKDRKQSRSKYGAKKPKAK from the coding sequence ATGCCAACCATTAACCAACTCGTGCGTCAGGGCCGCACGGTAGAAGTTGTTAAATCCAAGAGCCCTGCTATGGAAAACTGCCCCCAGCGCCGCGGCGTGTGCACTCGTGTGTACACCACGACGCCTAAGAAGCCTAACTCGGCTTTGCGTAAGGTGGCTAAGGTGCGTCTGACCAATGGTTTCGAAGTGATTTCGTACATTGGCGGCGAAGGCCACAACCTGCAAGAGCACAGCGTTGTGCTCGTGCGCGGTGGCCGTGTGAAGGACTTGCCAGGTGTGCGTTACCACATCGTGCGCGGTTCGCTTGACCTGCAAGGCGTCAAGGACCGTAAGCAGTCCCGTTCGAAGTACGGTGCCAAGAAGCCTAAGGCTAAGTAA
- a CDS encoding VanZ family protein — MPDSSPVPTSLQMSAPPVEPRTIAWPLVPVYVALIIFASLFPFAGWRTQGISPAEFLLARIPPPYWTWFDVWINVAGYAPLGLLLSLGWWRHGWVKTGWFWALCVGSLLSLAMEFLQIFLPLRVSSNMDWLLNSIGTLLGALLVPLLAWLGILRRWRDVRARWFDADARGAIVLLMLWPLALLFPAAQPFGLGQVFDRLEMWLVDMLENSAFEHWMPNFMQATEPLSPIGQLTAVLLGLLIPCWLAFSVMGSVTRRMVMVALVVLGGIAFSALSSSLSYGPLYAWDWLDQPTRLGIALAVALALLQVGMPRRYCVLLLLMGLMIDINLLNQSPPSPYYADALQSWEQGRFIRFFGLGQWLSWLWPFAVIAYVLLRLGRLPAVVAARRRQRSAAAPADRS, encoded by the coding sequence ATGCCTGACAGCAGCCCAGTGCCCACCTCTTTGCAGATGTCTGCACCGCCAGTGGAGCCCCGCACCATTGCCTGGCCGCTGGTGCCGGTGTATGTGGCGCTGATCATCTTTGCCAGCCTGTTCCCGTTTGCGGGCTGGCGCACCCAGGGCATCTCGCCGGCCGAGTTTTTGCTGGCGCGCATTCCGCCTCCGTACTGGACCTGGTTCGATGTCTGGATCAATGTGGCCGGCTATGCGCCGCTGGGCCTGCTGCTCAGCCTGGGCTGGTGGCGCCATGGCTGGGTCAAGACGGGCTGGTTCTGGGCCCTGTGTGTGGGCAGCCTGCTGTCGCTGGCGATGGAGTTTTTGCAGATCTTTTTGCCACTGCGCGTGTCGAGCAATATGGATTGGCTGCTCAACAGCATCGGCACCTTGCTGGGGGCGCTGCTGGTGCCCTTGCTGGCCTGGCTGGGCATTTTGCGGCGCTGGCGCGATGTGCGGGCACGCTGGTTCGATGCCGATGCGCGCGGCGCCATTGTGCTGCTGATGCTCTGGCCGCTGGCGCTGCTGTTCCCGGCCGCGCAGCCCTTTGGCCTGGGCCAGGTCTTTGACCGGCTGGAGATGTGGCTGGTCGACATGCTGGAGAACTCGGCCTTCGAGCACTGGATGCCCAACTTCATGCAGGCCACTGAGCCGCTGTCGCCCATCGGGCAACTGACCGCTGTGCTGCTGGGCCTGCTGATTCCCTGCTGGCTGGCCTTCAGCGTGATGGGCAGCGTGACACGGCGCATGGTGATGGTGGCGCTGGTGGTGCTGGGCGGGATTGCATTCTCGGCGCTGTCGTCCTCGCTGAGCTATGGCCCCCTGTATGCCTGGGACTGGCTGGACCAGCCCACCCGCCTGGGCATTGCGCTGGCCGTGGCGCTGGCGCTGCTTCAGGTGGGCATGCCACGCCGTTACTGCGTGCTGCTGCTGCTGATGGGCTTGATGATCGATATCAACCTGCTCAACCAGTCGCCCCCCAGCCCCTACTATGCCGATGCGCTGCAGTCCTGGGAGCAAGGGCGCTTTATCCGCTTCTTTGGTCTGGGCCAGTGGCTGAGCTGGCTCTGGCCCTTTGCGGTGATTGCCTATGTGCTGCTTCGCTTGGGCCGGCTGCCTGCGGTGGTGGCGGCGCGGCGGCGCCAGCGCTCGGCCGCCGCCCCTGCTGACCGCAGCTAA
- the rpsG gene encoding 30S ribosomal protein S7: MPRRREVPKREILPDPKFGNVELSKFMNVIMEGGKKAVAERIIYGALDLIEKKHPDKDPLEAFVVAINNVKPMVEVKSRRVGGANYQVPVEVRPVRRLALSMRWLKEAARKRGEKSMAQRLANELLEATEGRGGAMKRRDEVHRMAEANKAFSHFRF, encoded by the coding sequence ATGCCACGTCGTCGCGAAGTCCCCAAACGTGAAATTCTGCCGGATCCAAAGTTCGGCAATGTAGAGCTGTCCAAATTCATGAACGTGATCATGGAAGGCGGCAAGAAGGCAGTTGCAGAGCGCATCATTTATGGCGCCCTGGATCTGATCGAGAAGAAGCACCCTGATAAAGACCCGCTGGAAGCTTTCGTTGTTGCCATCAACAACGTCAAGCCTATGGTCGAAGTGAAGTCCCGCCGTGTTGGCGGTGCCAACTACCAGGTGCCAGTGGAAGTGCGTCCTGTCCGTCGTCTGGCTCTGTCCATGCGCTGGTTGAAGGAAGCCGCTCGCAAGCGTGGTGAGAAGTCCATGGCCCAGCGCCTGGCCAACGAACTGCTCGAAGCGACCGAAGGCCGTGGCGGCGCGATGAAGCGCCGTGACGAAGTGCACCGCATGGCCGAAGCGAACAAGGCATTCAGCCACTTCCGCTTCTAA